In Phreatobacter aquaticus, a single genomic region encodes these proteins:
- a CDS encoding ABC transporter substrate-binding protein translates to MAIEIARRDILAGGAALAAATVLRPREAHAAKTLKVVLESEVVIFDPHFTTAAITRTFGLHVFDTLFAMDGKGEIKPQMVGAYEVSADKLTWTFTLRDGLKWHDGPPVTAAECVASINRWSPRDALGRMLKAATASMAAKDAKTFTIQLKEPFPLMLPTLGKANAPLPVMMPERLANTSGDQRITTPIGSGPFKFRPDLWKSGNVMVLERNADYVPRAEPADFLAGGKRVKIDQVELKVMPDQLTGASALIKGEIDYMQYLPFDMLANLKRERNVKLLGIGGIHQFQGNFRLNHEFPPFNDPAIRRVLWKLVDQSSILSAIGVPEEFRAPQCPSFWMCDAPYSTTAGSEVAKVDIAAAREALKATSYKGEPVVILEVAGSISQTAAQVLAQNMKDAGFKVDAQTMDWGTVLARRAKKDGWSMFAVYSNGTDMLSPLNHFYIASTCADYPGWSCDTRIPTLLKAFGQAEDEAGRKRIAAEIQAIAYELTPAVMWGQFTIPAGYRSNLKNLPQSSYPMFWEVDV, encoded by the coding sequence ATGGCCATCGAGATTGCTCGCCGCGACATTCTGGCCGGAGGCGCGGCGCTCGCCGCCGCCACGGTTCTGCGCCCTCGCGAGGCGCACGCCGCCAAGACGCTGAAGGTGGTGCTGGAATCCGAGGTCGTGATCTTCGACCCGCATTTCACCACCGCAGCGATCACCCGGACCTTCGGCCTGCACGTCTTCGACACGCTGTTCGCCATGGACGGCAAGGGCGAGATCAAGCCGCAGATGGTCGGGGCCTATGAGGTCTCGGCCGACAAGCTGACCTGGACCTTCACGCTGCGCGACGGCCTGAAATGGCATGATGGGCCGCCGGTGACCGCTGCCGAATGTGTGGCGTCCATCAACCGCTGGTCGCCGCGTGATGCGCTGGGCCGCATGCTGAAGGCGGCGACGGCCTCCATGGCCGCCAAGGATGCCAAGACCTTCACCATTCAGCTCAAGGAGCCGTTCCCCTTGATGCTGCCGACACTCGGCAAGGCCAATGCGCCGCTGCCCGTGATGATGCCGGAGCGGCTGGCCAACACCTCGGGTGACCAGCGGATCACCACGCCGATCGGATCCGGCCCGTTCAAGTTCCGTCCCGACCTGTGGAAGTCGGGCAACGTGATGGTCCTCGAACGCAATGCCGATTATGTGCCGCGCGCCGAGCCTGCCGACTTTCTGGCCGGCGGCAAGCGGGTCAAGATCGATCAGGTCGAACTCAAGGTCATGCCTGACCAGTTGACCGGCGCAAGCGCGCTGATCAAGGGCGAGATCGACTACATGCAGTACCTGCCGTTCGACATGCTGGCGAACCTCAAGCGCGAGCGGAACGTCAAGCTCCTCGGCATTGGCGGCATTCATCAGTTCCAGGGCAATTTCCGGCTCAATCACGAGTTTCCGCCCTTCAACGATCCGGCGATCCGGCGCGTGCTGTGGAAGCTGGTCGACCAGTCGTCGATCCTGTCGGCCATCGGCGTGCCGGAGGAATTCCGTGCTCCGCAATGCCCGTCGTTCTGGATGTGCGATGCGCCTTACAGCACGACGGCCGGGTCAGAGGTGGCCAAGGTCGATATCGCCGCCGCCCGCGAGGCGCTGAAGGCCACGAGCTACAAGGGCGAGCCGGTGGTGATCCTGGAGGTCGCCGGCTCGATCAGCCAGACGGCAGCCCAGGTGCTGGCGCAGAACATGAAGGATGCCGGTTTCAAGGTCGATGCGCAGACCATGGACTGGGGCACTGTGCTGGCCCGGCGCGCCAAGAAGGACGGCTGGTCGATGTTCGCCGTCTATTCCAACGGCACCGACATGCTGTCGCCGTTGAACCATTTCTACATCGCCTCGACCTGCGCGGATTATCCCGGCTGGTCCTGCGACACCCGCATCCCGACCCTGCTCAAGGCTTTCGGCCAGGCCGAGGACGAGGCGGGCCGCAAGCGCATTGCCGCCGAAATCCAGGCCATCGCCTATGAGCTGACGCCGGCCGTGATGTGGGGCCAGTTCACGATTCCTGCGGGCTATCGCTCCAACCTGAAGAACCTGCCACAATCGTCCTATCCGATGTTCTGGGAGGTCGATGTCTGA